cagatccgtagaccacctagcgacgagtaCAAGCACTAAAGCAAGCCGAAGAcatgccgctgtcatcgcccctccctcgccggagccgggcaaaccttgttgtcaCCGCCATCttgggagacctttattccatctatagggagtcgccgccgtctcgccttcctgagcaggacacaaaccctaacaaagctcgattttttttctaaaaacaaCGTCCTCCCACCGGCAAGGACCGAGATTCactccgcctccatggccctaaggccaccggagacgggacGGACCGGCGTTGGCGCCGTCGGGAGGCAGAGAACCCTATCTTTTTACCCTATATTAGTATGCTGCTAAAGTTCTCAGATGTTCGCACCCCTTCTAATTGGATAAACATCACCCGTATCCATATCCGAGCATTCATTTAATAACATATGCATTTGCATCGTACTTGTTTTGGAAATATGGAAAACGAAAATAAGAAGAGCCTTATCCAATCCATTTTCACGTCCTCGCTAGCACTACATCTGCTTTTATTCACTCTGCATATTAGTTTTGTCATAAGAagagtttataaagtttgaccaaaattTATAATACGGACATTTATAATACTACAACTAATACTCtatccgttcacaaatataagatgttttgagtGTTTCAAAATGGTCTACATACATACTAAAATTAGTGAACAAACACACTTAAACGTATCTATGTTCAGCCGATTCACAAAAAAGTTAAAACATCTTGTATTGTAAAACAGAGGAAGTATGTATAATGAGTCTAGTGGTGTTGTAGATGCAGTTAAATTTTTATATAAAGTTAGCCAAAGTTCACAAAATTTGACTTAATATTAGTACACTAATCTAGGCGTGAAGAGAATATAAAATCACATCTATTTCGAATCATAATACATTTCGGATATTTAATATAGACTATACATACTTACACGAGTGAACAGACACATAAAAACGCGTCTACATGACTACATACATCCGACTCAGAAAAAAAGAACATCTTATAATTCGAAATGAAGGAGTCTATGCTACACTAATCTAAACATAAAAAAAGCAGCACCAGATCCACTGTTTAAAATGCCACATATCTGGACGCCTAGCTTTTGAACGAGAAAGAAGTTCTAGGGACGTCGCGTCGTGTGCGGGTAAGTGCTCGGGGCATGTAGCGGCATGGGTAcatacccctccccccaccccgaCATGCGTCTCGCGACACTGCCCGCAGTTTACAATACCATACCATGTATCATGCCAACGCGACATTACAACGGCGAAACACACAACAGCGGGATCACTGGAAGCAGAAACCAAAGAGAAAAGAGACGAGGGAACACCCAAGACCGGACACCCGACCCAACGGTCCCTCCACAAAACCCCAAAGAAGTCACATGCATATGCTGATGAGTGGTGATCCTTGTCTCAAAAATAAAAGGTGAGTGGTgatcttttttcttctttctgCGGGGGAGTGGTGATCCATTTTGAAGAGAGACAACGTGCAGCTGAACTTGGAAGGTTCAGACTCGCTCAATCGAGCTACGCACGTTCGCAGAAGTTTATCCAAGGGTTCAGACTCGCTCAATCGAGCTACGCACGTTCGCAGAAGTTTATCCAAGGGTGGGAACTAGCATTGGATTATCATAGTGAGGCGGCATATATATGGCAAGCAATATCGCTTTCCAATTTAGATAGAAGTAAATGTGAAATAAATAGGAATGCATATTTACATGGAAATATTAGAGTGCTGCTGGATTTTGAAGCAAATATGGATGTACAAATGCATATTCATGTGTCCAAAAAAATTTATTGCTAGCCAATTTAGATAGAAGTAGATGTGAAATAAATACGAATACATCTTTACAAATGGAAATATGAACATGGTGCTGGATTATGAAGCTAATATGGATGTAAAAATGCATTTTCATGTGCCCGAGTAAAAGTATGCTAGCCAATCTCACTAATTCTACCCGTATATATAGACCAATTATAAGATCTAAAAATCAAACGAAGCGGTCAGATGTTCCTTTTTATGATTGGACCTACAAAATTATGATATATGGTGATATGGTTTTTATCTATGTTTCACATATCACTGTTGTCTATCATTATATCGTCAGACTTATAATACATTATGGCATAGTCATGGATTTGTTTATTTTTTACCCTATTTTCTGCGGAAAAAACTTCCGCTCTATTCATCTTCAATCTtagtagtacaacgaacactaaaaataataaaaattaaatccagattcgtagaccacctagcaacgactaccaGCACAGAGGCGAGCCTCAGGcatgccgctgtcatcgcccctccctcgccggagccgggcaaatcttgttgtagtagacagtcgggaagtcatcgtgctaaggccccacagaACCAACggaccagaacaacaaccgcctcGAAGactgaagagtgtagatcaaaaggattCAACCTGAAgcacacgaacgaagacgaacgatgaacagatccgagcaaatccatcaaagatagaTCCGTCGGAGACACATCTCTACAAGCCCGCcgatgatgctagacgcatcaccggaacgggggctaggcggggagacctttattccatcttcaggcagtcgtcgccgtctcgtcttcctgagcaggacacaaaccctaacaaagctccaaaaaagatctaaaaacggcgtcctcccaccggcaagggccgagatccgCTCCAGCTCCgaggccctaaggccaccggagacgggacGGACCGGCGCCGGCGCCGTGAGAGGCAGAAAACCGTATTTCTTTACCCTGTATTAGTATGTTGCTAAAGTTCTCAGATGTTCGCACCCCTTCTAACTGGATAAACATCACACGTATCCATTCCCGAGCATTCATTTAATAATATATGCATTTACGTCCCACTTGTTTTGGAAACGTGGAAAATGGAGATGAGAAGAGCCTTACCCAATCCGTCTCCACCTCCTCGCTAGCCCTACCTCCGCTTTTATTCACTCTGCATATTATCTTTGTCATAAActaagtttacaaagtttgaccaaaattTATAATATGGATATTTATATAATACCATAACTAGTACCCcatccattcacaaatataagatgttttagaaaTTTTAATATGGCCTACATATAGACTGAAATTAGCGAACGAATACAATAAAACGTGTCGACGTTTTAGATATTTAATGTGGACTATACATACTGAAGCGAGCGAACAAACGCATAAAAtcgcgtctatatacatccgactCGGGAAAAAAAAGCAGAAAATCTTATAATTCGAAACGAAGGAGCATATGCTACACGCTACTCTAATCCAAAGATAAAAAAGAAGGCGCCGGATCCACTGTTTAAAATGCCACATATCCTAACTTTTGAACGAGAAAGAAGCTCTCTAGGGACATCGCGTCGCGTGCGCGCAAGGGATCGGAGCACGTAGCGGCATGGGTACCTACCACCCCGCCCGACGTGCGCCCCGCGACACAGCCCTCGGTTTACGATGCCATACCACGTACCGTGCCTACGCAGCGGCGAAGCGCACAGCAGCGGGATCACTGGAAGCAGAAAGGAAACCGAAGAGAAAAGAGACGAGAGAACACCCGAGACCGGAGACCCTCCACTGAGAACAAAAAACAAGGGACACCCTGGACCGCGGGCCCCAAAGCCGCTCGGCTGGCAGTGGgtccagttttttctttttctgcggGGCGAGGCTAGTATATTAAACCGCCCGGCCGGGCCGATCCTCCCCCAATCTCGCAGCGCAAACCCCCCCTCCCACGACTCGACCGCTCCCACCGCCGACgagcccagcgccgccgcccgccatggcCGTGGAGGTCCGCCGCGCGACGGCGCCGCGCGGGGGCGCGCGCCCCgcggaggggaggggggcgcgggtGCAGGCCGGGGACGCGCTGCCGCTGCCGATCCGCCACACCAACCTCATCTTCTCCGCTCTCTTCGCCGCCTCGCTCGCCTACCTCATGCGCCGCTGGCGGGAGAAGATCCGCTCCTCCACGCCGCTCCACGTCGTGGGGCTCACCGAGATCTTCGCCATCTGCGGCCTCGTCGCCTCGCTCATCTACCTCCTCAGCTTCTTCGGCATCGCCTTCGTCCAGTCCGTCGTCTccaacagcgacgacgaggacgaggacttCCTCATCGCCTCCGCCCAGCCGCAGCCCaagcccgcccccgcccccgcccccgcgcaGTGCGCGCTGCTGCAGAGCGCCGGCCCCGCGCCCGAGGTAATGCCGGAGGGGGACGAGGAGATCGTCGCCGACGTCGTCGCCGGGAAGATCCCCTCCTACGTCCTGGAGACGAGGCTGGGCGACTGCCGCCGGGCCGCCGGGATCCGCCGCGAGTCGCTGCGCCGGATCACGGGGAGGGAGATCAACGGCCTCCCGCTCGACGGCTTCGACTACGCCTCCATCCTCGGCCAGTGCTGCGAGATGCCCGTGGGGTACGTGCAGCTGCCCGTGGGCGTCGTCGGGCCGCTCCTCCTCGACGGCCGCCGGCTCTACGTCCCGATGGCCACCACCGAGGGCTGCCTCGTCGCCAGCACCAACCGTGGATGCAAGGCCATTGCCGAGTCTGGCGGTGCTTCCAGCGTCGTGTTCCGTGACGGGATGAGCCGCGCCCCCGTCGCCAGGTTCCCaaccgcccgccgcgccgccgagctCATGAGATTCTTGGAGAACCCGGACAACTTCGATACTCTGTCTGTGGTCTTCAGCAGGTATAATGGACTAAACTCCAGATTAGTGCCACTATTGTCTGTCCTCTCCAGCCCATGCTCCACTCGCACGACAAATGTCCTTACGCTACGACTTGTCTTGTGTTTGACGATATGTTGATGCGCCGTCAGTCCCCATCAATCAAATCAGCGCTGTTTCTTTTTTAACCCAAAATGCTCCGTTTATGCAGATCAACGAGATTCGGAAGGCTGCAGGGGGTCAAATGCGCGTTGGCAGGGAGGAACCTGTACATGAGGTTCACCTGCAGCACTGGTGATGCCATGGGGATGAACATGATCTCCAAGGGCGTGCAACATGTGCTGGACTACCTAGAGGAGGATTTCCCTGATATGGATGTCGTCAGCATCTCAGGTATTTTCGCACGTTTATAAATAAGTTTGTGTTTGCTTTCTTCCATCGTGAATGACGTTGTACCATAGatagattattattattgtggCTTGTTATGACTTATCAGAGCTTCTAATAATTTTGGACGCCAATATACGTCTGATGCCAGCTCAGGGGGTAACCTGAGCGAAATGATCGTTCCCCCAGCTAGGGTGGAACGAACGAACGATTTCATTcgcaaaacaaaaaacacttaCGTTGAATGCTTCAGAATTGCCATGCGAAAACAGATAAAATTGCCGTGCTGTTGTAAAGGGTTTTGCCATGTTCTAAAGTAAAAATTGCCATGCTCAGAAATATTGCCATGTTGACTGAAGGGAATTGCCATGCTACATCAACCGAAAAAGCTGAGAATTGTCATGCTCGAAAAACTGAAAGCGCCATCCCGAATGTGTTCGCTCATTTTTGCAACCAGTTTCGTAGTTCGCCCAGAGGGGCACATGGGAGCGAAACACTTTAGGATTTGTGCGCAGGATCCAACGTGCCTGAGGGCGTTAGCTCGGATTGCTTAAAAACGTGACCTCAGGTTCTATAACATTTAGGATAATTTTATATATGATGGCTTGTTAGATGATGGTATCAAAGAATAAGAGCACAGCAGATTCTCTTAATTAAATCCCATTCTGCAAATATTCAAACTGAGAGTTTTATGAATGAAGCAACTGGCATGATAGATGTTTAAGGTGTTTTAATTGGATTCCCCTACTTGTTAGTTGTTATGCAATAGAAAGCGGCAGATGAGCCTCGATTGTTATTTTAATTGGATATCCCTTTGGTGTCAGCTCTCGATCCAAACTGATGTGGACTCCAGTTGTTTTCATTTGTAGTAGTTGAGCTACCTTTTTGTCCAATCTCTCCAGCTTGCTGCCAGCTCTTAGTACTTTCGAGAGAGGACGAAAATTCACACAAGGAAATTTGGACAAGGCCACCTCATCCTTGTCTTCCCTATTATGTCTTACTCATGTTTTGTCATAACACAAGTAATACCAGTCGCCGAATTTTGCACAGTACAGTCATAGAGCGATGTTCCAATCTGTAAAATCTCAAGTGGTTTATAGATATTGAAAACTACGTATAGTTTTATACTTCATATAGTTTACTGTTGCTGATTAACACCAGATATGCGCCGTATTCATAGCAATTTATCTTTTTCA
This window of the Triticum aestivum cultivar Chinese Spring chromosome 5D, IWGSC CS RefSeq v2.1, whole genome shotgun sequence genome carries:
- the LOC123121961 gene encoding 3-hydroxy-3-methylglutaryl-coenzyme A reductase 3; this translates as MAVEVRRATAPRGGARPAEGRGARVQAGDALPLPIRHTNLIFSALFAASLAYLMRRWREKIRSSTPLHVVGLTEIFAICGLVASLIYLLSFFGIAFVQSVVSNSDDEDEDFLIASAQPQPKPAPAPAPAQCALLQSAGPAPEVMPEGDEEIVADVVAGKIPSYVLETRLGDCRRAAGIRRESLRRITGREINGLPLDGFDYASILGQCCEMPVGYVQLPVGVVGPLLLDGRRLYVPMATTEGCLVASTNRGCKAIAESGGASSVVFRDGMSRAPVARFPTARRAAELMRFLENPDNFDTLSVVFSRSTRFGRLQGVKCALAGRNLYMRFTCSTGDAMGMNMISKGVQHVLDYLEEDFPDMDVVSISGNFCSDKKSAAVNWIEGRGKSVVCEAIIREEVVEKVLKTNVQSLVELNVIKNLAGSAVAGALGGFNAHASNIVSAIFIATGQDPAQNVESSQCITMLEAVNGGRDLHISVTMPSIEVGTVGGGTQLASQSACLDLLGVKGANRESPGSNARLLATVVAGAVLAGELSLISAQAAGHLVQSHMKYNRSRKDMSNAAAC